Part of the Sphingobium lignivorans genome is shown below.
CCCAGTAAGGCACCCGCTTGCCGGACTGCGCGTCCGCGCTTCCCCCGGCGGCGACGATCAGCATCGCACAGGCCAGATGCGCCCATGGTCGCTTCATATCTCGTCGCCCTCCCATCATCGCCCACATGTTCACCTTCGCGCTTTGCCACGCGCGCCGCGCCCCTTCAACCGTCCCGCAAGGGTCGGACGCATTTGCCGCTTGACCTCCGCCCGCCCGCCGGAGCATGCGCGGCCTCATGACCAGGCGCCCCCGGCCCGCCCGACCCCGTGTCGTCGTCACGCGGCAGTTGCCGCAAGCGGTGGAAACACGCATGGCCGAGCTGTTCGACGTGCGCTTCAATGCCGCCGATCACCCGATGAGCCGCGCCGAACTGCACGAGGCGATGCAGGCCTGCGACGTGCTCGTCCCCACCGTCACCGACGACATAGACGAGGCCCTGATCGCGCAGGCGGGCGAAGGGCTCCAGCTCATCGCCAATTATGGCGCGGGCGTGAACCATATCGCGCTTCCGGCCGCGCGCGCGAAGGACATCATCGTCACCAACACCCCCGGCGTGCTGACCGAGGATACGGCGGACATGACGATGGCGCTCATCGTCTCCGTCCCGCGCCGCCTCGCCGAGGGCGAGAAGCTGGTGCGGTCGGGCCAGTGGACCGGCTGGAGCCCGAGCAACATGCTGGGCCATCGCATCGGCGGCAAGGCGCTGGGCATCGTCGGCATGGGGCGCATCGGCCAGGCCGTGGCGCAGCGTGCCCGCGCCTTCGGGCTCTCGATCCATTATCACAATCGCCACCGGCTGCCCGCCGTGCTGGAAGCGCAGCTGGCCGCGACCTGGCATGCCGATCTCGACGAGATGCTGGAGCGCATCGATATCCTCACCATCCACACGCCCCTCAATGCCGAGAGCGTGAACCTGATCGACCGGCGCCGCATCGGCCTGCTGCGCCGCCATGTCTATCTCATCAATGCCTCGCGCGGGGGCATTGTCGACGAGGAAGCGCTGGTGGAAGCGCTGGAGCAGGGCCGGATCGCCGGCGCCGGGCTGGACGTCTGGACGTTCGAGCCGCGGATCGATCCCCGCCTGCTCGCCCTCCCCAATGTCGTCATGACCCCGCATATGGGCTCGGCGACCTTCGAGGGGCGGATCGCCACCGGCGAGCGCGTCATCACCAATATCCGCATGTGGGTGGGCGGCGACAGGCCACCGGACCAGATTCTCGAAGGCTGGGTGTAAGAGAAAACACAGAAAGCTGCGCTAGGAGTGCCTGCAGGGATGCGCTTTTTCCTGTGCCTCCCCGGAATTCGCCTTTGCGATTTCCGGCACAACAGCGGAGCGGAGCGGAGCGATGGCGAAGAGAGTGACAGGCATGAAAGCGGGGGCCGCGCTGCTGGCGTTGCTGGCCGCGCGCCCGGCGCTGGCGCAGCCACCCGGCGCGGACAGCGGGGACAATGCCTGGCTGCTGGCCGCGAGCGCGCTGGTGCTGCTCGCGCTTCTGCCGGGTCTGGCGCTCAGCTGGGCCGGCGTCGTGCGGGGGCGCAATCTCCTTCCGGTCTTCACGCAGGGCTTTGCGAGCGTCGCCGCGGTGTCGCTGCTGTGGGCCGTCGCGGGCTACAGCCTCGTCTTCGCGCCCGGACCGTCCATGATCGGCGGCCTGCAGAATCTGGGCCTTGCCAATCTCGCCGAGCTGCGCCTTGGCACGGCGGTGTCAGAGCCCGTCTTCGCGCTGTTCCACATGATCCTTGCCGCGCTGGCGCCCACGCTGATGGTCGGCGCGCTGGTCGAGCGGGTGCGGCTGGGCTGGCTGGTGCCCTTCCTGCTGCTCTGGTCGCTGTTCGTCTATGTGCCGGTCGCGCGCTGGCTGTGGGGCGGCGGCTGGCTCG
Proteins encoded:
- a CDS encoding 2-hydroxyacid dehydrogenase, which codes for MTRRPRPARPRVVVTRQLPQAVETRMAELFDVRFNAADHPMSRAELHEAMQACDVLVPTVTDDIDEALIAQAGEGLQLIANYGAGVNHIALPAARAKDIIVTNTPGVLTEDTADMTMALIVSVPRRLAEGEKLVRSGQWTGWSPSNMLGHRIGGKALGIVGMGRIGQAVAQRARAFGLSIHYHNRHRLPAVLEAQLAATWHADLDEMLERIDILTIHTPLNAESVNLIDRRRIGLLRRHVYLINASRGGIVDEEALVEALEQGRIAGAGLDVWTFEPRIDPRLLALPNVVMTPHMGSATFEGRIATGERVITNIRMWVGGDRPPDQILEGWV